Proteins from one Gossypium raimondii isolate GPD5lz chromosome 8, ASM2569854v1, whole genome shotgun sequence genomic window:
- the LOC105792936 gene encoding protein ALP1-like, with the protein MEIGSSPLFSAEVLAYTNTGIITGAGGGDGDKFYWFQDMEDGKERSRNNEFMDLHSSISLFDDEMKHEQLQWFNDSDQGRGAVFESNYSETNDYFDQIQSHYTEIDEFDDSRKKRARKSSSPVSVPATEDSGPSQSGGTGRRLWVKDRSKDWWEKCNHPDFPDEEFKRAFRMSKSTFDMICKELESTVMKKNTTLRDAIPVRQRVAVCIWRLATGEPLRMVSKRFGLGISTCHKLVLEVCAAIKTVLMPKYVQWPDENKLTKTKSEFESVTGIPNVAGAIYTTHVPIIAPKSNAAAYLNKKQSEKTQKQSYSITLQGVVDPTGVFTDVSIGWPGSMSNEQIFEKSAFHQSAVKGQVKGVWVVGSKGYPLMDWVLVPYAHQNLTWTQHAFNEKIEEIGKMGKEAFARLKGRWSCLQKRAEVKLQELPAVLGACCVLHNICELRNEEMEPELKIEISDDEVVPENNLRSMVAVQARDYIAHNLLHHGLAGTGFL; encoded by the coding sequence ATGGAAATTGGGTCTTCCCCACTCTTTTCAGCTGAAGTTCTTGCTTATACCAACACCGGCATCATCACCGGCGCCGGCGGAGGAGACGGCGACAAGTTTTATTGGTTTCAGGATATGGAAGATGGCAAGGAAAGGAGTAGAAACAACGAGTTTATGGATTTACATTCTTCGATTTCGTTATTCGATGATGAAATGAAGCACGAGCAACTTCAATGGTTTAATGATTCTGATCAAGGAAGAGGAGCTGTTTTTGAATCGAATTACAGTGAAACGAATGATTATTTCGATCAAATTCAAAGTCATTACACTGAAATCGATGAATTTGATGATTCACGGAAGAAACGAGCGCGAAAATCAAGTTCACCGGTATCTGTTCCGGCGACGGAGGATTCAGGTCCATCGCAATCAGGCGGAACAGGACGGCGGTTATGGGTGAAAGACAGATCAAAAGACTGGTGGGAGAAGTGCAACCACCCGGATTTTCCCGACGAGGAATTCAAACGCGCGTTTCGAATGAGCAAATCGACGTTCGATATGATTTGTAAAGAGCTTGAATCAACGGTGATGAAAAAGAACACGACGCTCCGCGATGCGATCCCGGTTCGTCAACGCGTTGCGGTCTGCATTTGGCGTTTAGCCACCGGTGAACCGCTCCGAATGGTATCAAAACGGTTCGGTTTAGGAATTTCAACTTGCCATAAGCTAGTTTTAGAGGTTTGTGCCGCCATTAAAACTGTTTTAATGCCTAAATATGTCCAATGGCCCGATGAaaacaaattaaccaaaacCAAATCGGAGTTCGAATCCGTCACCGGAATCCCAAACGTCGCCGGCGCGATCTACACCACTCACGTCCCGATCATCGCTCCAAAATCCAACGCCGCCGCGTATTTAAATAAGAAACAATCGgagaaaacccaaaaacaatCGTATTCCATCACACTCCAAGGTGTCGTAGACCCAACCGGCGTTTTCACTGACGTTTCAATTGGTTGGCCTGGTTCAATGTCCAACGAACAAATCTTCGAGAAATCGGCGTTTCATCAAAGCGCCGTTAAAGGCCAAGTAAAAGGTGTTTGGGTAGTCGGAAGTAAAGGGTATCCATTAATGGATTGGGTTTTAGTCCCTTACGCTCATCAAAATCTAACTTGGACTCAACACGCATTCAATGAGAAGATCGAAGAGATTGGAAAAATGGGTAAAGAAGCATTTGCGAGACTGAAAGGAAGATGGTCGTGTTTGCAGAAAAGGGCTGAAGTTAAGCTTCAAGAATTGCCGGCTGTGCTCGGCGCTTGCTGTGTTTTGCATAATATTTGTGAGCTTCGAAATGAAGAAATGGAACCCGAgcttaaaattgaaatttccgACGATGAAGTCGTGCCGGAGAATAATTTGAGATCCATGGTTGCCGTTCAAGCTAGGGATTATATTGCTCATAATTTGCTTCACCATGGCCTTGCCGGTACCGGTTTTCTATAG
- the LOC105792939 gene encoding extensin-2 encodes MEITGEPPPLWPQLATVTIHRRRRQPPSPLFSPPILIILLPTIALLLLFFAVPPFLSTIAAQISQPTGVKKNSDSLNLFLVFFTIFCGVFARRNDGSGDGDNENSRNDGDTHINKQQWFDQYPVRKIYDDHPPPINAVEETTVVRRLKRNSSSYPDLRQESLWENSEDQSRFYDDYGINYYNDEVHELRRSWRSDRRFEECQPKVIISPAKSLAPSTPPPPPPPPPLAAAYRKPRRSYQAVGLKENVNNTQKFHVEYDGSESPAPQPVTPPPPPAAGYRKPRRSYQAVGRKENVNNAQKFHVEYDGSESPAPQPVTPPPPPPPPPRRPPSPVSQLGNSSEQRYAKLERRKSNATKEIKMVFASLRKRKKKKAKDDYRYEPPANYSTTIPPPSPPPPPPPMPPPPPSVFKKYNLFKSKGSKSKRIHSVPPPPPPPPPPSSVSKPKQNTQSPPPPAPPTPPPRPSRRRTTTNANNYKPPLPTTKPNTSFYHVDENVNSGEQSPLIPKPPPPPPEFNDDEKVSMMDGDDGAIVGRAPVFCPSPDVNAKAETFIARLRDGWKLEKINSMKEKQKDKKL; translated from the coding sequence ATGGAAATCACCGGAGAACCCCCGCCGTTATGGCCACAACTGGCCACCGTCACCATTCATCGCCGTCGTCGTCAGCCGCCGTCTCCTCTTTTCTCCCCACCGATTCTCATAATTCTCTTACCCACCATCGCATTGCTTCTCCTGTTCTTCGCCGTCCCTCCTTTTCTCTCTACCATCGCCGCTCAGATTTCCCAACCCACCGGCGTTAAAAAAAACTCCGATTCCCTCAACCTTTTCCTGGTCTTCTTCACcatcttttgcggcgttttcgcCAGGCGAAACGACGGCAGCGGGGACGGCGACAATGAGAACAGTAGGAATGATGGTGATACTCACATTAACAAGCAACAATGGTTTGATCAGTACCCGGTAAGGAAAATCTACGACGACCATCCTCCACCAATAAACGCGGTGGAGGAAACGACCGTCGTAAGGAGGTTGAAGAGAAACAGTAGCTCATACCCAGATTTAAGACAGGAATCTTTGTGGGAAAATAGCGAAGATCAGTCTCGTTTTTACGATGATTAtggaataaattattataatgatgAAGTTCATGAGCTTCGCCGGAGCTGGAGAAGTGATCGTCGGTTCGAAGAATGTCAACCCAAGGTTATTATTTCTCCGGCGAAGTCACTAGCTCCTTCAACACCGCCACCTCCGCCGCCACCTCCGCCTCTTGCAGCTGCATATCGTAAACCAAGGCGAAGTTATCAAGCTGTTGGCCTGAAAGAGAATGTGAATAATACTCAAAAGTTTCATGTTGAGTACGATGGAAGTGAGTCTCCGGCTCCGCAGCCAGTAACGCCACCGCCGCCTCCTGCAGCTGGATATCGTAAACCAAGGCGAAGTTATCAAGCTGTTGGCCGGAAAGAGAATGTGAATAATGCTCAAAAGTTTCATGTTGAGTACGATGGAAGTGAGTCTCCGGCTCCTCAGCCAGTAACGCCACCTCCGCCGCCTCCTCCTCCGCCTCGACGACCACCGTCGCCGGTTTCTCAATTGGGAAATAGTTCAGAACAAAGGTACGCGAAATTGGAACGTAGAAAAAGTAATGCAACGAAAGAAATAAAGATGGTTTTTGCTTCTTTaaggaagagaaagaagaagaaggctAAAGACGATTATCGATATGAACCGCCGGCTAATTATTCCACCACCATTCCCCCACCGtcaccaccaccacctccaCCGCCAATGCCTCCACCACCACCTTCCGTCTTTAAAAAATACAATCTCTTTAAATCAAAAGGCAGCAAAAGCAAAAGAATCCATTCAGTTCCACCTCcaccgccgccgccgccgccacCGTCGTCAGTTTCAAAACCAAAGCAAAACACTCAATCCCCACCACCACCTGCACCGCCAACACCACCGCCCAGGCCGTCAAGAAGACGAACCACAACCAATGCCAACAACTATAAGCCACCATTACCGACAACAAAACCAAACACCAGCTTTTACCATGTCGACGAGAATGTAAACAGCGGAGAACAGTCACCGTTAATCCCCAAACCACCACCTCCACCGCCAGaattcaatgatgatgaaaaagtCAGCATGATGGACGGTGATGATGGGGCTATTGTTGGAAGGGCCCCAGTGTTTTGTCCCAGTCCAGATGTTAACGCAAAAGCTGAAACCTTTATTGCCAGACTCAGAGATGGGTggaaattagagaaaataaattCCATGAAAGAGAAGcaaaaggataaaaaattataa
- the LOC105792937 gene encoding phospholipid:diacylglycerol acyltransferase 1: MSKPLSFYRSYFLSKTMSFLRRRNGTDSSKTRVADPNIKKDGAADDDKKKDEYKIPQRRNYGSKKWSCWDNCCWFIGLICSIWWFCLFLYNTMPDSIPQFVTMAITGPLPDPPGVKLRKEGLMANHPVVLVPGVVTGGLELWEGRHCAEGLLGKRLWGGSFGEFYKRPLCWLEHISLDNDTGFDPPGIRVRPVTGLVAADYFATGYFVWAVVIANLAHIGYEEKSLYMAAYDWRLSFQNTEIRDQSLTRIKSNIELLVATHGGKKVVVLPHSMGVQYFLHFMKWVETPAPRGGGGGPDWCAKHIKAIMNIGAPFLGSPKSIALHFSIEVRDIAALRAQAPGLLDKDVLGLQTFKHLMRMFRTWDATFSMIPKGGETIWGGLDWSPETETVNNSAKKGTDNSTRNTGGNGNICNTKGVNYGRLISFSKDWAETHSSKIERVDFKHVAKGDKLTNSSNCDIWLEYHEMGNRAIKAVADHKVYTAGSILDLLHYVAPKLMARGASHFSYGIADDLDDPKYDEYKYWSNPLETKLPNAPDMEIYSLYGVGLPTERGYIYKVAPPSDCSIPFQIDTSVDGDSEDSCLKGGVFSGDGDETVPIISAGFMCAKGWRGKTRFNPSGIRTYNREYKHAPPANLLEGRGTQSGSHVDLLGNFALIEDVLRVAAGATGEDIGGDRVYSDIFKWSERINIKL, encoded by the exons ATGAGCAAACCACTGAGTTTTTATAGGTCTTATTTCCTTtccaaaacgatgtcgtttttgCGGCGGAGGAACGGTACGGATTCTTCAAAGACTCGAGTCGCCGATCCCAACATCAAAAAAGACGGCGCCGCCGACGACGACAAGAAGAAGGACGAATACAAGATCCCACAAAGACGAAATTATGGTTCGAAAAAATGGTCGTGTTGGGACAATTGTTGTTGGTTCATCGGTCTTATATGTTCGATATGGTGGTTTTGTTTGTTCTTATACAACACAATGCCCGATTCAATCCCTCAATTCGTAACGATGGCGATAACCGGTCCATTACCGGACCCTCCCGGTGTTAAGTTAAGAAAAGAAGGTTTGATGGCGAACCACCCGGTGGTGCTCGTTCCCGGCGTCGTCACCGGTGGTCTTGAACTTTGGGAAGGTCGTCACTGTGCTGAAGGATTGCTTGGTAAACGCCTTTGGGGTGGTTCCTTTGGTGAATTTTACAAAAG ACCATTATGCTGGCTTGAGCACATATCGCTTGATAATGATACTGGATTCGACCCTCCTGGTATAAGAGTCAGACCTGTAACTGGACTTGTGGCAGCTGATTATTTTGCAACGGGTTATTTTGTTTGGGCTGTCGTAATAGCTAATTTGGCTCATATCGGGTACGAGGAAAAATCGTTGTATATGGCTGCTTATGATTGGAGGTTATCATTTCAGAACACCGAG ATCCGGGACCAATCTTTGACCCGAATAAAAAGTAATATCGAGCTCTTGGTCGCTACACACGGTGGGAAAAAAGTAGTagtccttccacattcaatggGAGTTCAGTACTTTCTGCATTTCATGAAATGGGTCGAAACACCGGCTCCGAGGGGTGGTGGAGGTGGTCCAGATTGGTGTGCGAAGCACATTAAGGCCATAATGAATATTGGTGCACCCTTTTTAGGTAGTCCGAAATCTATTGCACTGCACTTTTCTATCGAAGTCCGGGATATAGCAGCTCTCAG GGCTCAAGCACCGGGTTTGTTGGACAAAGACGTACTCGGTCTTCAAACTTTTAAGCATTTAATGCGGATGTTCCGAACATGGGATGCTACTTTTTCGATGATACCCAAGGGTGGAGAAACTATCTGGGGCGGTCTAGATTGGTCGCCTGAAACAGAAACCGTTAACAATAGTGCAAAAAAGGGGACGGACAATAGCACTCGTAATACAGGTGGAAACGGCAATATCTGTAATACGAAAGGTGTGAATTACGGGAGACTTATTTCATTTAGTAAAGATTGGGCCGAAACACATTCCTCCAAAATCGAGAGGGTTGATTTCAAG CATGTTGCAAAGGGCGATAAGCTTACGAATTCGAGTAACTGCGATATATGGTTAGAATATCATGAAATGGGAAATCGAGCTATCAAAGCGGTTGCTGATCACAAAGTTTACACTGCTGGATCGATTTTGGACCTGCTTCATTATGTTGCCCCGAAGTTGATGGCACGGGGAGCTTCTCATTTTTCGTATGGGATAGCCGATGATTTGGATGACCCGAAGTATGACGAGTACAAATATTGGTCAAACCCCTTAGAAACAAA GCTACCGAATGCTCCGGACATGGAAATATACTCGTTATATGGAGTCGGACTCCCCACCGAAAGAGGTTATATCTACAAAGTAGCTCCTCCAAGTGATTGCTCAATTCCATTTCAAATAGACACCTCTGTAGACGGTGATAGTGAAGATTCATGCCTAAAAGGTGGTGTTTTCTCTGGTGACGGAGATGAAACCGTTCCTATCATAAGCGCGGGTTTCATGTGTGCAAAAGGTTGGCGTGGTAAAACCAGGTTCAACCCTTCGGGAATACGTACTTACAATCGAGAGTACAAACATGCACCCCCGGCTAATCTTTTAGAAGGTCGAGGCACCCAAAGTGGTTCTCACGTTGATTTATTGGGAAATTTTGCTTTGATCGAGGATGTTCTACGAGTTGCTGCTGGGGCTACCGGGGAGGACATTGGTGGAGATCGTGTTTATTCCGATATATTTAAATGGTCTGAAAGGATCAACATAAAGCTCTAG
- the LOC105792940 gene encoding protein phosphatase 2C 77, producing the protein MSKDLRTMSTRIDRAPYNLTAEKTSLLPNQPCEFTCGRIQGFHGAGLSNHQGGEGDVPVSFGVDHENSCPQSIAHRSNPKSSESFLEVSATLLGERNISDVQDVKRVAMDLAGDDNNRLNEYNPRSPESFLEVPQRKKMRKTESHCLFESNNIPLWGFTSICGRRIQMEDAVVAIPRFLQVPPRILNVESVSNQTSNISNLTADFYAVYDGHGGCQVANYCRERMHTALAEEIEMTKACILDGNIGYDWREQWQKAFLNCFVKVDTEIGGVHRGHVSETAGSTAVIAVVSPTHIIVANCGDSRAVLSRGKFPIPLSIDHKPDREDEQARIEAAGGKIIQWNGPRVSGVLAMSRSIGDKYLKPWIIPDPEVTFVSRANDDECLVLASDGLWDVLSNDEACEVARKRIGLWRKKYRDKSNGEGIDGAAQSAAEYLSRLALSKGSKDNISVIVVDLKAHTKFKNKT; encoded by the exons ATGTCTAAAGATTTGAGAACGATGTCAACGCGCATAGACCGTGCTCCGTATAATCTTACTGCCGAGAAGACGAGTTTGTTGCCAAATCAACCTTGTGAGTTCACCTGTGGCAGAATCCAAGGTTTCCATGGTGCTGgtttgtcaaatcatcaaggAGGTGAGGGCGATGTGCCCGTATCCTTTGGTGTGGATCATGAAAATTCATGTCCTCAATCTATAGCTCATAGATCTAATCCAAAATCATCAGAATCGTTTCTTGAGGTATCAGCTACTCTGTTAGGGGAAAGGAATATAAGTGATGTTCAAGATGTCAAGAGGGTTGCCATGGATCTTGCAGGGGACGACAACAATCGGCTCAATGAGTATAATCCAAGATCACCTGAGTCATTTCTTGAGGTGCCGCAACGAAAAAAGATGAGAAAAACCGAAAGCCATTGTCTGTTTGAATCAAATAACATACCTCTTTGGGGATTTACATCCATTTGCGGTAGGAGAATACAGATGGAAGATGCTGTTGTGGCTATACCTCGATTCTTGCAAGTTCCTCCTCGAATACTGAATGTCGAGAGCGTATCGAATCAAACGAGCAATATAAGCAACTTAACTGCTGATTTCTATGCCGTGTACGACGGACATGGAGGCTGTCAG GTTGCGAATTATTGCCGTGAACGTATGCATACGGCTTTGGCCGAGGAGATAGAAATGACAAAAGCATGTATTCTTGACGGAAACATCGGATACGACTGGCGGGAACAATGGCAGAAAGCGTTCTTAAATTGTTTCGTCAAAGTTGATACCGAGATCGGAGGAGTTCATAGAGGCCACGTCTCGGAAACCGCTGGTTCTACCGCTGTAATTGCAGTTGTTAGTCCGACACATATAATCGTTGCCAATTGTGGTGATTCAAGGGCAGTTCTCTCCCGTGGAAAATTTCCGATCCCATTGTCCATAGACCACAAA CCTGATAGAGAAGATGAACAAGCAAGAATTGAAGCCGCAGGTGGCAAAATCATACAATGGAATGGCCCTCGAGTTTCGGGTGTTCTCGCAATGTCAAGGTCAATCG GTGACAAGTACTTGAAACCATGGATTATTCCAGACCCGGAAGTGACATTCGTTAGTCGAGCAAACGACGACGAATGTCTTGTTTTAGCAAGTGATGGATTGTGGGACGTGCTTAGCAATGACGAAGCCTGTGAAGTTGCGCGGAAGCGGATCGGTTTGTGGCGTAAAAAGTACAGAGATAAATCTAATGGTGAAGGGATTGATGGTGCAGCTCAATCTGCAGCAGAGTACCTATCAAGGCTTGCTCTTAGTAAAGGAAGCAAAGATAATATTAGTGTCATTGTGGTGGACCTGAAAGCCCATACAAAATTTAAGAACAAAACCTGA